A segment of the Fusarium musae strain F31 chromosome 2, whole genome shotgun sequence genome:
GTCTTCCTCCGCCGATGACTTTTCCGATTTCGAATTCGACTCTGGTAGCGATGAATCCCAGTCAACTCGAAGGGGAAGTCATGAGGACACTGCCAAGGTCGTCTCAGTTGTCTTCTCTGGAAAACCTTCAGTGATTGACCTCCCTCGACGATCAGTCTCTCCCAGCATCATCAGTGAAGCTTCTTCCCGACCTTCATCAAGAATGTCAATTTCATCTCGACCTCCTAGCCGCCTCCGCAGGACCACCACTCTCCCAGTTACCCTTCCCGTTCTCGACCGACGAATGTCATTCTGCACTACCTCTTCCGGACCAGGCATGCACCCGCCCCGAACAAGCAGCATGGGAACTCGTCTTGAAAAGCAACGACCCGATTTCCTCAGCATTGACCCCTTCGCTAAGGTTGAGCCCGAGGTCCAGGAAGAGGCCACTGAGAGACCCAAGACACCAAAGTCACCTGGTGTTTTCAAGCGTACACTAAGCTTGGTCAAGAAGCGAAGTCGACCTTCGCTCAACACCCATTTCGCCAGTCAATCCAAGGATAACCTTTCCCTCTTCACACCCACTTTCCCCATGGAGCAGGTTCGTGAAGAACCCGGCACAGACTCCGAGGAGAGAGCCCCCAAACCCATTCTTCAAAAGGCGCCAACCTATCACGAGTTCGCCCAAAGGAGGATGTCTTCAGCACCAATGTCTCCTATGTCGCCTATGTCTGAACCTGGATCTCCAATGACACCTAATGGCACACGTAGCCGTTTAAGGCAAGGATTGGCAGCAGCCGCCAGAAGG
Coding sequences within it:
- a CDS encoding hypothetical protein (EggNog:ENOG41); protein product: MSLAVTQQPQRELDAPKLDTALAQRPRSQIQSLSVEPPIYSPSADADSSPESTPTTMIPSQRQLSAAPALPAKSSLRASRCLDGLLTHKLAPEGQAPFSTPHDVYLSSEEDASSSADDFSDFEFDSGSDESQSTRRGSHEDTAKVVSVVFSGKPSVIDLPRRSVSPSIISEASSRPSSRMSISSRPPSRLRRTTTLPVTLPVLDRRMSFCTTSSGPGMHPPRTSSMGTRLEKQRPDFLSIDPFAKVEPEVQEEATERPKTPKSPGVFKRTLSLVKKRSRPSLNTHFASQSKDNLSLFTPTFPMEQVREEPGTDSEERAPKPILQKAPTYHEFAQRRMSSAPMSPMSPMSEPGSPMTPNGTRSRLRQGLAAAARRRSVKV